GGGATGCACAGCGCCATAATGACCAGCACCGGGATGGTCAGGAGCGTGCCGTGGACCTCGTCGTAGCCCTTGGACTCCGTGAGGTAGGTAGGCATGTAGGAAGTGAGGGCGTAGCCGGCCGTGTTGGCCGCGGCCACCAGTACCATCGCCACAATGATGGAGCGCCAGTAGGCCTTGACGATGCCGACCGGGCCCTTGGCTGCGGCCTCGTCCGAGGAGGCAGCGTTCTTGGCGAGGTCTTCCTGGGCGTCCAGGGTGGCCTGGAACTGCGGAGATTCCTCGATCTTGCTCCGGAAGTAGACGGCAATCAGGCCAAGGGGTCCGGCGATCAGGAACGGAATGCGCCAGCCCCATTCCTCCATTGCCGTCTGGCCCAGGGTCAACTGGAGTACCGATACCAGGGCGGCGCCGATGGCGAAGCCCAGGTAGCTGCCCAGGTCCAGGAAGCTCGCAAAGAAGCCCCGGCGCTTGTCAGGGGCATATTCGCTGACAAACGTGGTTGCGCCGGCATACTCGCCGCCGGTGGAGAATCCCTGGACCACTTTAAGGAGTACCAGGAGCGCAGCGGCCCAGAGGCCGATCTGTGCGTAACCCGGCAGCAGGCCGACCGCGAACGTGCTCGCGGCCATGATCATGAGGGTGGTGGCCAGGATCTTCTGGCGGCCTATCTTGTCTCCGAGCCAGCCGAAGATCACGCCACCCAGGGGGCGGGCAATGAAGGTGGCCGCGAAGGTTCCCAGCAGGAACAGCGTCTGGGTTGTCGGATCTGACTCCGGCAGGAAGACGGGTCCCATGGTGGTGATCAGGTAACCGAACACGCCGACGTCGTACCACTCCATGGTGTTACCCACGATGGTGCCGCCGAGTGCCTTTTTCAGCATGGGCTGATCTACTACATTCACGTCGGACTCCTTGAGCCGGCGACGTGCAAGAATCTTCGGTTTGCGTGTCCCCGCAGGACTCGCGGATGGTGCATTTACAGGTACTGCAGTGTTGGTTCCGCCGGCGATGTTTTCGCCTGCTGAAGAGTCGGTCGTGCTTCGGTCTGTGGGCATTTGGGCTTCTCCCGTGGAGGTCATTTGCTTGCGACTTGTAGCTGCCCCGCTCTGGGCAGGCCTTCAATTTTACGCGAATCTTGATGCGTTCCAGAGTTTGATCCCGTATGATCGCAGGTTTCAGGCCGTTTTGAGTGGCCGTTGGAAGGTTTCTTTTCCTCCGTTTTGCCGCGCCATCATTGGGATCCCGGGGGATAGGGACAGCCGTTACCGAATCTTTTTCTCTCAGCCCTCGTTTTCACGGTTATTTCGTCCCGATCCGGCGCCGAAAGTGATGGCCGCCACGGCTTGCTGCGAAGTGTCCGGGCGCGGCCGCGAGGTCAAATTCAGCGGTCCCG
The window above is part of the Pseudarthrobacter sp. IC2-21 genome. Proteins encoded here:
- a CDS encoding MFS transporter; the protein is MPTDRSTTDSSAGENIAGGTNTAVPVNAPSASPAGTRKPKILARRRLKESDVNVVDQPMLKKALGGTIVGNTMEWYDVGVFGYLITTMGPVFLPESDPTTQTLFLLGTFAATFIARPLGGVIFGWLGDKIGRQKILATTLMIMAASTFAVGLLPGYAQIGLWAAALLVLLKVVQGFSTGGEYAGATTFVSEYAPDKRRGFFASFLDLGSYLGFAIGAALVSVLQLTLGQTAMEEWGWRIPFLIAGPLGLIAVYFRSKIEESPQFQATLDAQEDLAKNAASSDEAAAKGPVGIVKAYWRSIIVAMVLVAAANTAGYALTSYMPTYLTESKGYDEVHGTLLTIPVLVIMALCIPLTGKLSDRIGRRPVLWIGAVSTVVLATPAFMLIGVGEIWSTLAGLALIAFPVTFYVANLASALPAQFPTSSRYGAMGIAYNFAVAIFGGTTPFIVAALINATGNDMMPAYYLMATSAVGAVAIYFLKESAQRPLPGSMPSVDTQAEARELVATQDENPLIDLDDMPFETQDITDAAKAPAGV